CAACGTGACCTTCACGGTGGAGCTGATCAAGCCCATCGCCATGGAGGAGGGCCTGCGCTTTGCCATCCGTGAGGGTGGCCGCACCGTCGGCGCCGGCGTCGTCACCAAGGTCCTGGAGTAAAGTCATGGTCGCCCCGAAGATCCGTATCAAACTGCGTGGTTTCGACCACAAGGCGCTGGACCAGTCCGCGAGCAAGATCGTGGACACGGTCCGGCGTACCGGGGCGGACGTGAGCGGTCCCGTGCCGCTCCCCACCCGCATCCGCCGCTTCACGGTGCTGCGCTCGCCCTTCAAGTACAAAGACGCGCGCGAGCACTTCGAGATCCGCACCCACAACCGTCTGGTGGACATCATGAACCCCACCAAGAAGACGATTGACTCGCTGATGACCCTCGACCTCCCCACGGGCGTGGACATCGAGATCAAGACCGTCGGGGGCCGGGCATGACCAAGGGCATCCTCGGCACCAAGATCGGCATGACCCAGATCTGGCGCGGCGACCGGGCCGTGCCTGTGACGGTCGTGCTCGCCGGTCCCTGCCCCGTCGTGCAGCGCAAGACGCGGCAGACGGACGGTTACGAGGCCGTGCAGATCGGCTTCGCGCCCAAGCAGGAAAAGCGTGTGACGAGGCCCCTGCTCGGGCACTTCCGCAAGGCGGGCGTGTCCCCGGTGCGCTTCCTGCGCGAGTTCCGCGACTTCGCCCCCGAGGGCGACACCGTGAACGTGGACATCTTCGCCGCGGGCGAGAAGATCGACGCGACCGGCACCAGCAAGGGCAAGGGCTTCCAGGGCGTCATGAAGCGCTGGAACTTTCAGGGCGGTCCCGCGAGCCACGGCTCGAAGAAGTGGCACCGCCGCCCCGGGTCCATCGGCCAGCGCAAGACGCCGGGCCGCGTGTACAAGGGCAAGAAGATGGCCGGGCACATGGGCATGGAGCGCGTCACCGTGCAAAACCTCGAGGTCGTCGAGGTCCGCCCGGGCGAGAACCTGATCCTCGTGAAGGGGGCCGTCCCCGGCGCGAACGGCGGGCTCGTCGTCCTGCGCCAGGCCGTCAAGGGAGGCAGGTAAGATGGCGCAGATCAACGTCATCGGTCAGAACGGCGGTCGCTCCATCGAGCTCGACCTGCCGGAAGTGAACCCACACGTGCTGCACGAGGTCGTGACCTGGCAGCTCGCGGGTCGCCGCCGCGGCACGGCCAGCACCAAGACGCGGGCCGAGGTCAGCCGCACCGGCAAGAAGATGTACAGCCAGAAGGGCACCGGTAACGCCCGCCACGGCGACCGATCCGTTCCCACCTTCGTGGGCGGCGGCGTCGCGTTCGGGCCCAAGCCCCGCTCCTACAGCTACACCCTGCCCCGCAAGGTCCGGCAGCTCGGCCTGGCGATGGCCCTCGCCGACCGCCAGCAGAGTGGCAAGCTCCTCGCGGTGGACGGCTTCGGCCTCGACGGCAAGACCAAGGGCTTTGTCACCTGGGCCAGGGAGAACGGGATGGACGGCGGCGAGCGTGTGCTGATCGTCACCGACGACGCGCAGACCCGTCTGGCGGCGCGCAACGTCGCGTGGGCGACCGTGCTCCCGGTCGCGGGCCTGAACGTGTACGACATCCTGCGCCACGAGCGCCTGGTGATCGACGCGGTGGCGCTGGAACCCGCCCAGGACGACGGGCAGGCCGACCCGGCCAGTGCCCAGCAGGAAGGGGCCGCGCAATGAGTTTCTACGACATCATCAAGCAGCCCGTCATCAGCGAGAAGGCGTACGCGGGTATGGAGCGCGGGGCGTACTCGTTCTGGGTCGACCCCAAGGCGACGAAAACCGAGATCAAGACCGCCGTGCAGCAGGCGTTCGGCGTGACCGTGATCGGCATCAGCACCATGAACGTCGCGGGCAAGCGCAAGCGCGTGGGCAAGTTCGTCGGCCACCGCGCGGACCGCAAGAAGGCCGTCGTGCGCCTCGCCGAAGGCCAGAAGATCGAGGCCCTTGAGGCCCTGGCCTAAGGAGATTTGGAACATGGCCGTCAAGAAATACCGCCCGTATACCCCGTCGCGTCGCCAGATGACGACGGCGGACTTCTCGGGCCTGACCAAGAAGCGCCCCGAAAAGGCCCTCACCGAGGCCCTTCCCAAGACCGGCGGACGCAACCACCACGGCCGCGTGACCAGCCGCTTCATCGGCGGCGGGCACAAGCGCCTCTACCGCATCATCGACTTCAAGCGCCGCGACAAGGCGGGCGTGACCGCCAAAGTCGCCGCCATCGAGTACGACCCCAACCGCAGCGCCCGCATCGCCCTGCTGCACTATGTGGACGGCGAGAAGCGGTACATCCTGGCGCCCGAGGGCCTGACCGTCGGCGCGACCGTGAACGCGGGCCCCGAGGCGGAGCCCAAGCTCGGCAACGCCCTGCCGCTGCGCTTCGTGCCGGTCGGCGCGGTGGTGCACTCGGTCGAGATGCTGCCCGGCAAGGGCGCGCAGATCGCCCGCTCCGCCGGGACCTCGATCCAGGTGCAGGGCAAGGAGCGCGACTACGTGATCCTGCGCCTGCCCAGCGGCGAGTTGCGGCGCATTCACAGCGAGTGCTACGCGACCATCGGGACCGTGGGCAACGCCGAGCACAAGAACATCGTGATCGGCAAGGCGGGACGCAGCCGCTGGCTGGGCCGCAAACCCCACGTGCGCGGCAGCGCGATGAACCCGGTCGACCACCCGCACGGCGGTGGTGAGGGCCGCACCGGCGCGGGCCGCCAGCCGGTCAGCCCGACGGGACAGCTCGCCAAGGGCCTGAAGACCCGCAAGAAGCGCAAGATCAGCGACCGCTTCATCATCTCCCGGCGCGCCGGGAAGTAAGGAGGGGAACAGATGCCCCGCAGCCTGAAGAAAGGGCCGTTCGTGGATGACCACCTCCTGAAGAAGGTGGACGCCCAGAACGAGCGCCGCGACAAGCGCGTCATCAAGACGTGGAGCCGCCGCAGCACGGTCGTGCCCGAGATGATCGGCCACACCATCGCGGTCCACAACGGCAAGCAGCACATCCCGGTCTTCGTGAACGAGCAGATGATCGGCCACAAGCTCGGTGAATTCTCGCCGACCCGCACCTACCGTGGTCACGGCAGCGAGAAGAGCGCCAAGGGGAGCAAGAAGAAATGACCGCCCCCGTGAGTGAGCAGACCTTCCGCAACAAGAAGGAGCGCAAGCAGCAGGTCAAGCTGCGCAAGCCCGGCTACGCCGTGGCGCGGTACGTGCGCATGAGCCCGCGCAAGGTGCGCCTCGTCGTGGACGTGATTCGCGGCAAGAGCGTGGCCGAGGCCGAGGACCTGCTGCGCTTCATCCCGCGCGCGGCCTCCGAGCCCGTCGCCAAGGTCCTCAAGAGCGCCAAGAGCAACGCCGTGAACAACGACGAGATGCTCGAGGACCGCCTCGTGATCAAGGCGGCGTACGTGGACGCCGGGCCGACCCTCAAGCGCCTGATTCCCCGCGCGCGCGGCAGCGCCAACATCATCAAGAAGCGCACGAGCCACATCACGATCATCGTGGGCGAGCGCGAAGTCCGCAGCAGGGGGAACAGCTAATGGGCAACAAGATCAACCCGAACGGCTTCCGCCTGGGCATCACCCGGGGCTGGAACAGCCGCTGGTACGCCGGCAAGAAGGGCTACGCGAAGCTCGTCAAGGAAGACGAGCGGATTCGCACGCTGGTGAACAAGAAGCTCGCCGCCGCCGGCATCGCCCGCATCGAGATCGAGCGCGCGGGCCAGCAGGTCAACGTGATCATCAGCGCGGCCAAGCCCGGCATCGTGATCGGCAAGGGCGGCGAGAGCATCAAGCAGCTTCGCGGTGACATCGAGCGGGTCGTCAGCGCGGGCACGGTGGCCGTCAACGTCGCCGAAATCCCCAATCCCAACATCAGCGCGCCGCTGGTGGCCCTGCGGATCGCCGAGCAGATCGAGCGCCGCTTCGCCTTCCGCCGCGCGATGAAGCAGGCGGCCCAGCGGGTGATGGAGTCCGGCGCCCGTGGCGTCCGTGTGATCCTCTCCGGTCGCCTCGGCGGCGCCGAGCAGGCCCGCACCGAGAAGGTGCTCGAAGGCCGCGTGCCGCTGCACACCCTGCGCGCCGACATCGATTACGGCACCGCCCGCGCGGAGACGACCTACGGCTCGCTCGGCATCAAGGTGATGGTGTTCAACGGCGAGGTGATCGGCGGCAAGACGGAGACGCTGGCCCGCCCTCCCCGCCGCGACGACCGCCGCCCCGAAGGTGGCGACCGTCCGAACCGCCGCCGCCCCACCGCGCGGCGCCGCCCCGGAGGTGAGTGATGCTTCTCCCGAAGCGCACCAAGTTTCGTAAACAGCACCGCGGCCGGATGACCGGCGACGCCAAGGGCGGCGATTACGTGGCCTTCGGCGACTACGGCCTCGTCGCGCTGGAGCCCGCCTGGATCCGCAGCAACCAGATCGAGGCGTGCCGCATCGTGATGAGTCGCCACTTCCGGCGCGGCGGTAAGATCTACATCCGCATCTTCCCCGACAAGCCCGTGACCAAGAAGCCCGCCGAGACCCGAATGGGCAAGGGCAAGGGTGCGGTCGAGTTCTGGGTGAGCGTCGTGAAGCCGGGCCGCGTGATGTTCGAGGTTTCCGGCGTGACCGAGGAGCAGGCCAAGGAGGCGTTCCGCCTCGCCGGGCACAAGCTCCCGATCCAGACCAAGATGGTCAAGCGCGAGGTCTACGATGAAGCCCAGTGAGATGAGAAGCCTCGGGCTGGCCGACTTCGACCG
This region of Deinococcus aestuarii genomic DNA includes:
- the rpsS gene encoding 30S ribosomal protein S19 is translated as MPRSLKKGPFVDDHLLKKVDAQNERRDKRVIKTWSRRSTVVPEMIGHTIAVHNGKQHIPVFVNEQMIGHKLGEFSPTRTYRGHGSEKSAKGSKKK
- the rpsJ gene encoding 30S ribosomal protein S10, encoding MVAPKIRIKLRGFDHKALDQSASKIVDTVRRTGADVSGPVPLPTRIRRFTVLRSPFKYKDAREHFEIRTHNRLVDIMNPTKKTIDSLMTLDLPTGVDIEIKTVGGRA
- a CDS encoding 50S ribosomal protein L23, whose product is MSFYDIIKQPVISEKAYAGMERGAYSFWVDPKATKTEIKTAVQQAFGVTVIGISTMNVAGKRKRVGKFVGHRADRKKAVVRLAEGQKIEALEALA
- the rplP gene encoding 50S ribosomal protein L16; its protein translation is MLLPKRTKFRKQHRGRMTGDAKGGDYVAFGDYGLVALEPAWIRSNQIEACRIVMSRHFRRGGKIYIRIFPDKPVTKKPAETRMGKGKGAVEFWVSVVKPGRVMFEVSGVTEEQAKEAFRLAGHKLPIQTKMVKREVYDEAQ
- the rplB gene encoding 50S ribosomal protein L2; amino-acid sequence: MAVKKYRPYTPSRRQMTTADFSGLTKKRPEKALTEALPKTGGRNHHGRVTSRFIGGGHKRLYRIIDFKRRDKAGVTAKVAAIEYDPNRSARIALLHYVDGEKRYILAPEGLTVGATVNAGPEAEPKLGNALPLRFVPVGAVVHSVEMLPGKGAQIARSAGTSIQVQGKERDYVILRLPSGELRRIHSECYATIGTVGNAEHKNIVIGKAGRSRWLGRKPHVRGSAMNPVDHPHGGGEGRTGAGRQPVSPTGQLAKGLKTRKKRKISDRFIISRRAGK
- the rplD gene encoding 50S ribosomal protein L4: MAQINVIGQNGGRSIELDLPEVNPHVLHEVVTWQLAGRRRGTASTKTRAEVSRTGKKMYSQKGTGNARHGDRSVPTFVGGGVAFGPKPRSYSYTLPRKVRQLGLAMALADRQQSGKLLAVDGFGLDGKTKGFVTWARENGMDGGERVLIVTDDAQTRLAARNVAWATVLPVAGLNVYDILRHERLVIDAVALEPAQDDGQADPASAQQEGAAQ
- the rplC gene encoding 50S ribosomal protein L3; amino-acid sequence: MTKGILGTKIGMTQIWRGDRAVPVTVVLAGPCPVVQRKTRQTDGYEAVQIGFAPKQEKRVTRPLLGHFRKAGVSPVRFLREFRDFAPEGDTVNVDIFAAGEKIDATGTSKGKGFQGVMKRWNFQGGPASHGSKKWHRRPGSIGQRKTPGRVYKGKKMAGHMGMERVTVQNLEVVEVRPGENLILVKGAVPGANGGLVVLRQAVKGGR
- the rplV gene encoding 50S ribosomal protein L22; its protein translation is MTAPVSEQTFRNKKERKQQVKLRKPGYAVARYVRMSPRKVRLVVDVIRGKSVAEAEDLLRFIPRAASEPVAKVLKSAKSNAVNNDEMLEDRLVIKAAYVDAGPTLKRLIPRARGSANIIKKRTSHITIIVGEREVRSRGNS
- the rpsC gene encoding 30S ribosomal protein S3, producing MGNKINPNGFRLGITRGWNSRWYAGKKGYAKLVKEDERIRTLVNKKLAAAGIARIEIERAGQQVNVIISAAKPGIVIGKGGESIKQLRGDIERVVSAGTVAVNVAEIPNPNISAPLVALRIAEQIERRFAFRRAMKQAAQRVMESGARGVRVILSGRLGGAEQARTEKVLEGRVPLHTLRADIDYGTARAETTYGSLGIKVMVFNGEVIGGKTETLARPPRRDDRRPEGGDRPNRRRPTARRRPGGE